One region of Candidatus Neomarinimicrobiota bacterium genomic DNA includes:
- the pheT gene encoding phenylalanine--tRNA ligase subunit beta, with amino-acid sequence MRVSLEWLREYTDFGDSAEELANRLTMTSLESVAFLKRGEFFPEITVGEVNSVEDHPDADKLRVCLVNTGKNDLVQIICGAPNVASGQKVPIIHPGTELPDGNKIESVKIRGVQSHGMIPSERELGLSDSHAGILVLRDDAAIGSNFWDYLEDYWQGLDIEITPNRPDGMSHIGIAREISTINETSLNIPEINIDEGEESVEDAAKVIIHNAAGCPRYAARVVKNVEIGPSPLWLQQRLRAVGLRPINNVVDASNYVLMETGHPLHTFDYDKLADGTIEVRSASDGEKFTTLDGKERELTDEILLICDAEDPVAIAGIMGGENSEVTEDSTNILIESAYFDPGTIRRGSKYLGLSTEASKRFERGADPEGVLYALNRLTAMIQHLAGGDVAAGVLDEYPKKIAPITVDLRVDRVEQVIGTRIPEEEIRRILTSLEFTITESRDGVLTVKAPTFRPDIEREIDLIEEVLRIYGTENVPSPEGFQIHSQAPEARDDTVRNTLTPLWQGFGFNETYSYSLVNKEYCYPKVTGKSPVRLRNPLSEELAYLRTTLLPVLVEGVKRNVNRKETDVRLFEFGRVFDGNPKQESGVEESEHFAAVASGNTMPESWTREQKKIDFYGFKGYIEATLEVLGLSYISYKHLNTALFKPGFAVMRNGSVIGQGGEFNSALLENFEIDVSVFGVELNLDTMATEIDTDAHYQAPSPYPSVERDLSFVVDDDLNAADLTRVIQESGGPLLHNITLYDVYAGEQIPDEKKSLTYALKFLSVDKTLTEEEVDKLVETILVNAQNEVNAQLRDQ; translated from the coding sequence ATGCGCGTATCACTTGAATGGCTCCGGGAATACACTGATTTCGGCGATTCGGCAGAGGAACTCGCCAACCGACTCACCATGACCAGCCTGGAGTCGGTCGCTTTCCTGAAAAGGGGCGAATTTTTCCCGGAAATTACGGTCGGTGAAGTGAACAGTGTCGAGGACCATCCGGATGCGGACAAACTCCGGGTGTGCCTGGTGAATACCGGCAAGAATGACCTGGTACAAATTATTTGCGGAGCCCCGAATGTTGCCTCTGGACAAAAGGTCCCGATAATTCACCCGGGAACCGAACTCCCGGACGGCAATAAGATTGAGTCAGTAAAGATACGCGGCGTTCAGTCGCACGGAATGATCCCCTCGGAACGGGAACTGGGTCTTAGTGATTCGCATGCCGGCATTCTGGTCCTGCGGGATGATGCCGCCATTGGGAGTAACTTCTGGGATTACCTGGAAGATTATTGGCAGGGGCTGGATATTGAAATTACACCGAACCGTCCGGACGGTATGAGTCATATCGGTATTGCCCGGGAAATCAGCACAATTAATGAAACGTCACTAAATATCCCGGAAATAAATATCGACGAAGGGGAAGAATCTGTTGAGGATGCGGCGAAAGTGATTATCCACAATGCAGCAGGATGTCCCCGATATGCGGCGCGGGTGGTGAAAAATGTAGAAATTGGACCATCACCGCTCTGGCTGCAGCAGCGACTCAGAGCTGTCGGACTGCGGCCAATTAACAATGTAGTCGATGCCTCGAATTACGTACTGATGGAAACCGGCCATCCGCTGCATACCTTTGACTACGATAAACTCGCTGACGGTACTATTGAAGTGCGCTCTGCCAGTGATGGCGAAAAATTTACCACCCTCGACGGGAAAGAACGGGAACTGACTGACGAAATCTTGCTGATTTGTGACGCGGAAGATCCAGTGGCCATTGCCGGGATTATGGGGGGAGAGAACTCCGAAGTTACTGAAGACTCAACCAATATTCTTATTGAGAGTGCCTATTTCGATCCCGGGACGATTCGCCGGGGTTCGAAATACCTGGGTTTGTCCACGGAAGCCAGCAAACGGTTTGAGCGGGGCGCCGATCCTGAGGGCGTGCTGTACGCACTGAACCGGTTGACGGCGATGATTCAGCACCTGGCCGGCGGCGATGTTGCTGCGGGTGTCCTGGACGAATATCCGAAGAAAATTGCGCCAATCACCGTAGATTTGCGGGTAGACAGGGTTGAACAGGTTATCGGTACCCGCATCCCGGAGGAGGAAATCAGACGCATTTTGACTTCTCTGGAATTTACCATTACCGAATCCAGGGATGGTGTGCTCACCGTTAAGGCCCCGACTTTCCGACCGGACATCGAACGGGAAATTGACCTGATTGAAGAGGTGCTGCGCATCTACGGAACGGAAAACGTGCCGTCCCCTGAAGGCTTTCAGATCCATTCGCAGGCGCCCGAGGCCAGAGATGATACCGTTCGCAATACCCTGACTCCGCTGTGGCAGGGATTCGGGTTTAACGAAACGTATTCTTACAGTCTCGTCAACAAGGAGTATTGCTATCCGAAGGTGACCGGAAAATCGCCGGTCCGGCTCAGGAATCCGTTGAGCGAAGAGTTGGCGTACCTCCGTACGACGCTGCTACCCGTGCTCGTTGAAGGTGTAAAACGCAACGTCAACCGAAAGGAAACCGATGTTCGGCTTTTCGAATTCGGAAGGGTGTTCGATGGTAATCCAAAACAGGAATCAGGTGTTGAGGAATCCGAACATTTTGCCGCTGTTGCATCCGGGAATACGATGCCTGAATCATGGACCAGAGAGCAGAAAAAAATTGATTTCTATGGGTTCAAGGGATATATTGAAGCAACGCTCGAAGTGCTTGGGCTAAGTTATATATCTTATAAACATTTAAATACAGCTCTTTTTAAACCAGGATTTGCGGTAATGCGCAACGGAAGCGTCATCGGACAGGGTGGGGAATTCAACTCTGCACTGCTGGAGAATTTCGAGATTGATGTTTCGGTGTTTGGCGTGGAGTTGAACCTTGACACGATGGCAACGGAAATTGACACCGACGCCCATTACCAGGCTCCCTCTCCATATCCTTCGGTAGAACGGGACTTAAGTTTTGTTGTTGATGATGACTTGAACGCCGCTGATTTAACCCGGGTCATCCAGGAATCCGGTGGCCCGCTGCTTCACAATATTACACTCTACGATGTCTATGCAGGGGAACAGATTCCGGACGAGAAAAAATCGCTGACATATGCGCTAAAATTTCTATCCGTGGATAAAACCCTCACCGAAGAGGAAGTCGACAAACTCGTAGAGACCATACTTGTAAATGCGCAAAATGAAGTCAATGCGCAACTTCGGGATCAATAA
- the rny gene encoding ribonuclease Y, whose translation MTIPIWIAAAIVGLVIGVAISLVIQNLRMKKANADADSIIQEAVREADTLTKERMLETKEEIQQMRQEAEEESKKKMQSLQEEEKKLNQREMSIERKADLVEKREEELKRMDKSLDERIQRVNKKDEQLSQIIEEQNQRLKAIANMSSEEAVEELKENLLEKAREEASHEMKRIQDEAVRNARKEASKVVVSAIQRSAADHTAETTVSVINLPNDNMKGRIIGREGRNIRHFESLTGVELIVDDTPEAVVLSSFDPIRREKARIALEALIADGRIHPSRIEEMYEKATEQVDDSIMEAAEEAVSELGLSPIPSEMMRLVGKLKYRTSYGQNILKHCIEVGWLTGLMAAELGFDGEIAKRAGFLHDIGKAVDRDTSGTHALIGADIAKKFDEPEIVVNAIASHHEEVEMTHSISALVQAADTASGSRRGARGDTLESYIKRLEKLEEIAENFSGVSNSYAIQAGREVRVMVEPEEINDGAADILAKDISGKIQDEMNYPGQVKVVIIREYRAVNYAR comes from the coding sequence ATGACAATCCCAATCTGGATAGCAGCGGCGATCGTTGGTCTCGTGATCGGCGTTGCTATCTCACTGGTTATACAAAACCTGCGAATGAAAAAAGCCAATGCCGATGCTGACAGCATCATCCAGGAAGCCGTCCGTGAAGCCGATACGCTGACCAAGGAACGTATGCTGGAAACCAAGGAAGAAATCCAGCAAATGCGTCAGGAGGCCGAAGAGGAATCCAAGAAGAAGATGCAGTCTCTTCAGGAGGAAGAAAAGAAGCTGAACCAGCGGGAGATGTCCATCGAGCGAAAAGCCGATCTGGTGGAGAAGAGGGAAGAAGAACTAAAGCGGATGGATAAAAGCCTGGATGAGCGCATTCAGCGGGTCAACAAGAAAGATGAGCAGTTATCACAAATTATCGAGGAGCAGAATCAACGCCTGAAAGCAATCGCCAATATGTCCAGTGAAGAAGCCGTCGAGGAGCTCAAGGAAAACCTGCTTGAGAAGGCCAGAGAAGAGGCCAGCCATGAGATGAAGCGTATCCAGGACGAGGCGGTCCGGAATGCACGGAAAGAAGCATCCAAGGTGGTTGTCTCGGCGATTCAACGCTCTGCCGCCGATCATACGGCAGAAACGACGGTGTCAGTCATAAATCTGCCCAATGATAATATGAAGGGACGTATTATCGGTCGCGAAGGACGCAATATTCGTCACTTCGAATCACTTACTGGCGTGGAACTCATTGTGGACGACACCCCGGAAGCCGTGGTGTTGAGTAGCTTTGACCCCATCCGAAGGGAAAAGGCGCGAATTGCGCTGGAGGCACTCATCGCCGATGGGCGGATTCATCCGTCCCGCATCGAGGAAATGTACGAAAAGGCCACGGAACAGGTGGATGACTCCATTATGGAAGCCGCTGAGGAGGCGGTCTCCGAACTCGGACTGTCACCGATTCCTTCCGAAATGATGCGCCTGGTCGGAAAGCTGAAATACCGTACCAGTTATGGTCAAAACATCCTGAAACACTGTATCGAGGTGGGATGGCTTACCGGGCTGATGGCTGCGGAACTTGGGTTTGACGGTGAAATCGCCAAGCGCGCCGGATTCCTGCACGATATCGGTAAGGCCGTGGACAGGGATACGTCCGGAACGCACGCCCTCATTGGTGCTGATATCGCCAAAAAATTCGATGAACCCGAGATAGTTGTCAATGCAATTGCGTCCCACCATGAGGAAGTGGAAATGACCCACTCCATCTCTGCGCTGGTGCAGGCTGCGGATACAGCCTCTGGATCGCGTAGGGGCGCCCGTGGTGATACCCTGGAGAGCTATATCAAGCGACTGGAAAAGTTAGAGGAAATCGCAGAGAACTTTTCCGGCGTGTCCAATTCCTACGCCATCCAGGCAGGCCGGGAAGTTCGTGTGATGGTGGAACCGGAAGAGATCAACGATGGCGCCGCAGATATCCTTGCCAAAGACATCTCCGGGAAGATACAGGATGAAATGAATTATCCCGGACAGGTCAAAGTGGTGATTATCCGCGAATATCGTGCGGTGAATTACGCCAGATAA
- the folD gene encoding bifunctional methylenetetrahydrofolate dehydrogenase/methenyltetrahydrofolate cyclohydrolase FolD has product MAQAEIIDGKEVAAATQTEITKRIENLKSQGVEPGLTVIIVGEDPASQVYVRMKARDCRKVGIAENTIELPEDTPEKELLDLIDKLNRNPECHGILVQMPVPDQINSDTIIQAIDPAKDVDGLHPENVGKLVNGLEGFIPCTPFGVLKMLEYYDIETDGRDAVVVGRSKLVGKPIANLLYQKNDTGNATVTICHTHTQDLAQFTRRADILVVAAGAPNSITADMIKPHATVIDVGISRVDAPDTEKGYKLVGDVDFENAQKVAGYITPVPGGVGPMTRTMLLHNTVRAAERTL; this is encoded by the coding sequence GTGGCACAAGCCGAAATTATCGACGGAAAAGAGGTTGCAGCAGCAACCCAGACTGAGATAACCAAACGCATCGAGAACCTAAAGTCGCAGGGTGTGGAGCCCGGTCTCACGGTGATTATCGTCGGAGAGGATCCGGCGTCGCAAGTGTATGTTCGAATGAAGGCGCGCGACTGCCGGAAGGTTGGTATTGCGGAGAATACCATCGAACTACCGGAAGACACACCGGAGAAGGAACTGTTGGATCTCATCGACAAGCTGAACCGGAATCCGGAATGCCACGGGATCCTGGTGCAGATGCCGGTACCCGACCAGATCAATTCCGACACGATCATCCAGGCCATCGATCCGGCCAAAGATGTGGATGGTTTGCACCCTGAGAACGTCGGGAAGCTCGTCAACGGGCTGGAGGGGTTTATTCCGTGTACGCCGTTTGGCGTGCTGAAGATGCTGGAGTATTATGACATCGAAACCGATGGTAGAGACGCGGTGGTTGTGGGGCGGAGTAAATTGGTAGGCAAACCGATAGCAAACTTACTATACCAAAAGAACGATACGGGTAATGCAACTGTAACAATCTGCCACACCCATACCCAAGATCTTGCACAGTTTACCCGCCGCGCGGATATATTGGTAGTCGCCGCCGGCGCACCAAACAGTATTACCGCCGATATGATTAAACCGCACGCGACTGTCATCGATGTCGGTATCAGCCGGGTTGACGCACCGGACACAGAAAAGGGCTATAAACTTGTAGGTGATGTGGATTTTGAAAATGCCCAAAAGGTCGCAGGATACATTACGCCGGTACCGGGCGGCGTCGGCCCTATGACGCGGACTATGTTACTGCATAATACGGTGCGCGCGGCGGAACGAACGCTTTAA
- a CDS encoding cell division protein ZapA yields MNQDDNLVHLKIFGEEYTVKSKADEDYLQTVASYVDRHMREISENLPASQPMLRIAILAAMNISDEVFEMREQLDKLEQAHESKAKELTSKIDEVLTKYTEQQTA; encoded by the coding sequence ATGAACCAAGACGATAATCTCGTTCATCTGAAAATTTTTGGAGAGGAGTATACGGTAAAGAGTAAAGCAGATGAAGACTATCTGCAAACGGTAGCATCCTATGTCGATCGGCATATGCGGGAAATTTCGGAAAATCTACCGGCGAGCCAGCCGATGCTGCGCATAGCCATCCTTGCCGCCATGAATATCAGTGATGAAGTCTTTGAAATGCGAGAGCAACTCGACAAACTGGAACAGGCACACGAGTCGAAAGCGAAAGAATTGACATCGAAAATAGATGAGGTTTTAACAAAGTATACAGAACAGCAAACTGCCTGA